A genome region from Pseudomonas sp. S06B 330 includes the following:
- a CDS encoding FMN-dependent NADH-azoreductase — translation MKLLHIDSSILGDNSASRQLSRSVVDAWKAADPSLEVVYRDLAADAISHFSAATLVAAGTPEAMRDAAQQHEAQLSSDTLQEFLAADAVVIAAPMYNFTIPTQLKAWIDRVAVAGQTFRYTEAGPEGLCGDKKVILVSTAGGLHAGQPTGVGHEEFLKVFLGFIGITDLEIVRAHGLAYGEEHRNNAMSAAQAQISNELFAAA, via the coding sequence ATGAAACTGTTGCATATCGATTCGAGCATCCTGGGCGACAATTCCGCCTCCCGCCAGCTGAGCCGCAGCGTGGTCGACGCCTGGAAAGCCGCCGATCCTTCTCTGGAAGTGGTTTACCGCGACCTGGCTGCCGACGCCATTAGCCATTTCTCTGCCGCTACGCTGGTAGCTGCCGGGACCCCAGAAGCCATGCGCGATGCCGCCCAGCAGCACGAAGCCCAGCTGAGCAGCGACACCCTGCAAGAGTTTCTCGCTGCTGATGCGGTGGTGATTGCTGCACCGATGTACAACTTCACCATCCCGACCCAACTCAAGGCCTGGATCGATCGCGTCGCCGTCGCTGGTCAGACCTTCCGCTACACCGAAGCTGGCCCTGAAGGCCTGTGTGGTGACAAGAAGGTGATCCTGGTGTCCACCGCAGGTGGTCTGCATGCCGGCCAACCAACGGGTGTTGGTCACGAAGAGTTCCTCAAGGTGTTCCTCGGTTTCATCGGTATCACTGACCTGGAAATCGTTCGTGCCCACGGCCTGGCCTATGGCGAAGAGCATCGCAACAACGCCATGAGTGCAGCGCAAGCGCAGATCAGCAACGAGCTGTTCGCAGCGGCCTGA
- a CDS encoding LysR substrate-binding domain-containing protein produces the protein MQDLNDLFYFARVVEAGGFAAAGRLLGIPKSRLSRRIAELEERLGARLLQRTTRQLKLTAVGERYLRHCQAMLLEAEMADEAVASMTSEPRGRLRVSCPVGLAHSLLPHVISRFLERYPLVQLDMVLLNRRVDLITEGIDVALRVRDLGDEDPALVTRRLRQAQMYLVAAPGFATTHAPLTPEDLNGLAVLGAVDVDRLVHLRLLDDRGHKHELALEARLAIDDFVVRKQAALDGLGFTALPIMHCEEELARGELVRLLPDWSLPGGYLQAVYPHRRGLLPAVRVWIDHLVESFAECGERYV, from the coding sequence ATGCAAGACCTCAATGACCTCTTCTACTTCGCCCGGGTGGTCGAAGCCGGTGGTTTTGCTGCTGCCGGACGCCTGCTCGGGATCCCCAAGTCGCGCCTGTCACGGCGCATCGCCGAACTCGAAGAACGTCTGGGCGCGCGCCTGCTGCAGCGCACCACCCGCCAGCTGAAGTTGACCGCAGTGGGCGAGCGTTACTTGCGTCACTGCCAGGCCATGTTGCTGGAAGCGGAAATGGCGGACGAGGCCGTGGCCAGCATGACCAGTGAACCGCGAGGGCGCTTGCGGGTGTCGTGTCCGGTGGGGCTGGCCCACTCGTTATTGCCACACGTGATCAGCCGCTTTCTCGAACGGTATCCGTTGGTACAACTGGACATGGTGCTACTCAATCGCCGGGTCGACTTGATCACCGAAGGCATTGATGTGGCCCTGCGTGTGCGCGACTTGGGTGACGAGGACCCGGCGTTGGTCACGCGGCGCCTGCGCCAGGCACAAATGTACCTGGTGGCAGCGCCCGGCTTTGCTACAACCCATGCCCCGCTCACCCCCGAGGACCTCAATGGCTTGGCAGTGCTGGGCGCGGTTGACGTCGACCGTCTGGTCCATCTGCGCCTGCTCGACGACCGTGGCCACAAACACGAACTTGCCCTGGAAGCGCGCCTGGCCATTGACGACTTTGTCGTGCGCAAGCAGGCCGCTCTGGATGGTCTGGGCTTCACCGCCCTGCCGATCATGCATTGTGAAGAGGAGCTGGCCCGTGGCGAACTGGTTCGGCTGCTGCCAGACTGGTCGCTGCCGGGCGGTTATTTGCAAGCGGTCTACCCGCACCGACGCGGTCTTCTGCCTGCCGTGCGGGTATGGATCGACCATTTGGTGGAGTCGTTTGCCGAGTGTGGGGAGCGTTATGTCTAA
- a CDS encoding MmcQ/YjbR family DNA-binding protein encodes MSKGAISPAQVVDFCLSLPGAREDYKWGGVRVFSIAGNKMFAVLDLAGAGLSFKVDSELFLGYVDRPGVRPAPYLARAHWISLAPPYPMAREELCDLLQRSHQLVVRRLPKRLQPGLLI; translated from the coding sequence ATGTCTAAGGGAGCAATCAGCCCGGCGCAGGTGGTGGACTTCTGCCTGAGCCTGCCCGGTGCACGGGAAGACTACAAATGGGGCGGTGTACGAGTGTTCTCGATTGCCGGCAACAAGATGTTCGCGGTGTTGGACCTGGCCGGCGCTGGTTTGTCGTTCAAGGTCGACAGCGAGCTGTTCCTCGGTTACGTCGACCGCCCCGGCGTGCGCCCGGCACCGTATCTGGCACGGGCACACTGGATCAGCTTGGCACCCCCCTACCCAATGGCTCGCGAGGAGCTCTGCGACCTGCTGCAGCGCTCCCACCAACTGGTGGTCAGGCGCCTGCCCAAACGCCTGCAGCCGGGCCTGCTTATCTGA
- a CDS encoding undecaprenyl-diphosphate phosphatase, whose translation MDLWTGLQAVILGIVEGLTEFLPISSTGHQIVVADLINFGGERAMAFNIIIQLGAILAVVWEFRRKIFDVVLGLPKERQAQRFTANLLIAFMPAVVLGVLFADLIHEYLFNPITVATALVIGGVIMLWAERREHVVQVEQVDDMRWTDALKIGFTQCLAMIPGTSRSGSTIIGGLLFGLSRKAATEFSFFLAMPTMVGAAVYSGYKYRDLFQPDDFPVFAIGFVVSFIFAMIAVRGLLRFIANHSYAMFAWYRIVFGLIILATWQFGVVDWATAHG comes from the coding sequence ATGGATCTTTGGACCGGCCTGCAGGCCGTCATTTTGGGTATTGTCGAAGGCTTGACCGAGTTCTTGCCGATCTCCAGTACCGGGCACCAGATTGTTGTTGCCGACCTGATCAACTTCGGTGGTGAGCGGGCGATGGCCTTCAACATCATCATTCAGCTAGGGGCCATCCTGGCGGTGGTCTGGGAATTTCGACGCAAGATCTTCGACGTGGTCCTGGGTTTGCCCAAGGAACGTCAGGCCCAACGCTTCACGGCCAATCTGCTGATCGCCTTCATGCCGGCAGTGGTGTTGGGCGTGCTGTTTGCCGACCTGATCCATGAATACCTGTTCAATCCCATCACGGTAGCCACTGCGTTGGTAATCGGTGGGGTCATCATGCTCTGGGCTGAGCGCCGTGAGCACGTGGTCCAGGTTGAGCAGGTCGATGACATGCGTTGGACCGATGCCCTGAAGATCGGCTTTACCCAGTGCCTGGCAATGATCCCGGGAACCTCGCGGTCCGGCTCGACTATTATTGGTGGCCTGCTGTTTGGCCTGTCGCGCAAGGCAGCAACCGAGTTCTCATTCTTCCTGGCCATGCCCACGATGGTCGGTGCCGCGGTGTATTCGGGCTACAAGTACCGCGATCTGTTCCAGCCGGATGACTTCCCGGTGTTCGCCATTGGCTTCGTGGTCTCGTTCATCTTCGCCATGATCGCGGTACGCGGCCTGCTGCGTTTCATCGCCAACCACAGCTATGCGATGTTTGCCTGGTACCGGATTGTCTTTGGCCTGATCATCCTGGCCACCTGGCAGTTCGGTGTGGTCGACTGGGCCACGGCGCACGGTTGA
- the pnuC gene encoding nicotinamide riboside transporter PnuC — protein MSGLELFAAVLGVIAVWLTTKQNPWCWPIGLVMVLLYSWVFFEVRLYSDMLLQLVYAVLQLYGWWQWTRPDHQREARQVTHLDTQSMLFSLGLGLLGSLALGAAMATWTDAAQPWLDAALTAFSLVAQLWMAQKRVQCWPLWIVLDVIFVGLFLYKALYLTAALYALFTLIAVQGWRQWRRDPALVSA, from the coding sequence ATGTCCGGCCTCGAACTGTTCGCCGCCGTGCTCGGCGTTATCGCCGTGTGGCTCACGACCAAACAGAACCCTTGGTGCTGGCCTATTGGCCTGGTGATGGTGCTGCTCTACAGCTGGGTATTCTTTGAAGTGCGCTTGTATTCGGACATGCTCCTGCAACTGGTCTATGCCGTGCTGCAGCTCTACGGCTGGTGGCAATGGACGCGCCCGGACCACCAACGCGAAGCCCGGCAGGTGACGCATCTGGATACCCAATCGATGCTGTTTAGTTTGGGCCTGGGTCTGCTTGGCAGCCTTGCCCTGGGTGCCGCCATGGCCACCTGGACCGATGCCGCACAACCCTGGCTGGACGCGGCGCTCACCGCTTTCAGCCTGGTCGCGCAGCTGTGGATGGCACAAAAGCGCGTGCAGTGCTGGCCGCTGTGGATTGTGCTGGATGTGATCTTTGTCGGCCTGTTCCTGTACAAGGCGCTTTATCTGACGGCGGCGCTCTACGCCCTGTTCACTCTGATAGCCGTGCAGGGCTGGCGTCAGTGGCGGCGCGACCCGGCGCTGGTCAGCGCATGA
- a CDS encoding AAA family ATPase yields the protein MKVLVLTGPESSGKSWLANAIQATFGGILVDEYVRHFIDSEARDTCYADIPAIAIGQLAWEDDARAKQPSLLILDTHLLSNMLWSRTLFGDCPAWLEDALLTRHYDLHLLLSPESIAWHDDGQRCQPELSERLAFFQATHAWLTRHQQPYQVVQGDWDQRKRAAFEAVTRLLDD from the coding sequence ATGAAAGTCCTGGTACTGACCGGCCCTGAATCCAGTGGCAAAAGCTGGCTGGCGAACGCGATTCAGGCCACATTTGGCGGCATATTGGTCGATGAATACGTACGGCACTTTATCGACAGCGAAGCCCGCGACACCTGCTACGCTGACATTCCAGCGATAGCCATTGGCCAGCTGGCATGGGAGGACGACGCCCGCGCCAAACAACCGTCGCTGTTGATTCTCGATACCCATCTGTTAAGCAACATGCTGTGGAGTCGCACCCTGTTTGGCGACTGCCCGGCATGGCTCGAGGACGCGTTATTGACGCGTCATTACGACCTGCACTTGCTGCTCAGCCCTGAGTCCATCGCCTGGCATGACGACGGCCAACGCTGCCAGCCAGAGCTGAGCGAACGCCTGGCGTTTTTCCAGGCCACCCACGCTTGGCTGACGCGCCACCAGCAGCCTTATCAGGTGGTACAAGGCGACTGGGACCAGCGCAAGCGTGCAGCGTTTGAAGCGGTGACCCGTTTGCTCGACGATTGA
- a CDS encoding C39 family peptidase — translation MRIIALAFLLCVASLSEAAQMPLSVLPGGAVVFKPIQSVRERKFADLVQQKTDFSCGAAALATILRQAYWLDVGEEQIIEGMLAHADQDLVRVQGFSMLDMKRYVESLGMRARGYRVAPETLHNIRIPVVVLMDIRGYKHFVVMQKVDNGWVYIGDPVLGHKRYKIDDFIKGWNGIIFAIIGKGYDKTNALLDPPLPLTAKGRINNFTPVQDAELMDFGFIQSDFF, via the coding sequence ATGCGTATTATCGCCTTGGCGTTTTTGCTTTGTGTGGCCAGTCTGAGTGAAGCGGCGCAAATGCCACTGTCCGTCCTGCCGGGTGGCGCGGTGGTCTTCAAGCCGATCCAGAGTGTACGCGAGCGCAAATTTGCCGACCTGGTGCAACAGAAAACCGACTTCAGCTGCGGCGCAGCGGCACTGGCGACCATCCTGCGCCAAGCCTATTGGCTGGACGTGGGTGAAGAACAGATCATCGAAGGCATGCTCGCCCACGCCGATCAGGATCTTGTCAGGGTCCAGGGCTTTTCGATGCTCGACATGAAGCGCTATGTGGAAAGCCTCGGTATGCGCGCCCGTGGTTACCGGGTCGCCCCCGAGACCTTGCACAACATTCGCATTCCGGTCGTGGTACTGATGGATATCCGTGGCTACAAGCACTTTGTGGTCATGCAAAAGGTCGACAACGGCTGGGTGTATATCGGCGATCCGGTCCTCGGCCATAAACGCTACAAAATCGATGATTTCATCAAAGGCTGGAACGGCATCATCTTCGCCATCATTGGCAAGGGCTACGACAAGACCAATGCCCTGCTCGACCCTCCTCTGCCACTGACCGCCAAGGGCCGCATCAATAACTTCACCCCGGTGCAAGACGCCGAGTTGATGGATTTCGGATTCATCCAAAGCGACTTCTTCTAA
- a CDS encoding transporter, with translation MHRLVMFRAIVVLSSLAPSTLLYAATDPQVEALKQELMELKQRYEAQQNALMVLEQRVRQVEEAPATPAPKRLTKSPAETVKGGQSVAAGAPGTTGSSYGQSLKEDSEPAQSVSNLYDEASGFFGGGKFSVETGLTYTHYDTRALVLNGFLALDSIFLGDINLDRIKADNWTLDLTARYNLAQRWQFDINVPVVYRESTYSSGGAGGAGPVSSDATVTRDPTIGDVNVGVAYKFLDESENLPDAVLTLRVKAPTGDDPYGIKLVNDPTNDNLSVPESLPTGNGIWAITPGISLVKTYDPAVLFGSLSYTYNMEDSFSDISPTINTKVPGDVKLGDSWQIGAGIAFALNEKMSMSFSFSDQFANKSKIKPDGGDWQDVPSSDYNAANFNIGMTLAATDNLTIVPNLSIGLTDDSPDFSFSLKFPYYF, from the coding sequence ATGCACCGATTGGTAATGTTCAGAGCTATCGTTGTTTTGAGTAGCCTGGCCCCGTCGACATTGCTATACGCAGCAACGGACCCCCAGGTCGAAGCACTAAAACAAGAACTCATGGAGTTGAAACAGCGTTACGAAGCCCAGCAGAACGCGTTGATGGTGCTTGAACAGCGCGTTCGCCAAGTCGAAGAAGCACCGGCGACACCGGCCCCCAAACGTTTGACCAAGTCTCCCGCCGAAACGGTCAAGGGTGGTCAGTCCGTGGCCGCCGGTGCGCCGGGCACCACAGGCAGCTCATACGGGCAATCGCTCAAAGAAGATTCGGAACCGGCGCAGAGCGTCTCCAACCTGTATGACGAAGCCAGCGGCTTCTTTGGTGGCGGCAAGTTCAGCGTCGAAACCGGCCTGACCTACACGCACTACGATACCCGTGCATTGGTCCTCAACGGTTTTCTGGCGCTCGATTCGATTTTCCTCGGCGACATCAACCTTGACCGTATCAAGGCCGATAACTGGACCCTGGACCTGACCGCCCGTTACAACCTGGCGCAACGTTGGCAGTTCGATATCAACGTTCCGGTGGTCTACCGTGAATCGACCTATTCTTCTGGTGGCGCAGGGGGTGCCGGGCCTGTTTCATCCGACGCCACTGTCACCCGCGATCCCACCATCGGCGATGTTAACGTCGGGGTCGCCTACAAGTTCCTTGATGAGTCAGAGAACCTGCCCGACGCGGTGCTCACGTTGCGCGTCAAGGCACCGACCGGTGATGATCCTTACGGCATCAAACTGGTCAATGACCCCACCAACGACAACCTGTCAGTACCTGAATCTTTGCCCACCGGCAACGGTATCTGGGCGATCACCCCGGGTATCTCGCTGGTGAAAACCTACGACCCGGCCGTGCTCTTCGGCAGCTTGTCCTATACCTACAACATGGAAGATTCGTTCAGCGACATCAGCCCCACGATCAACACCAAAGTCCCGGGTGACGTGAAACTTGGCGACTCCTGGCAGATCGGTGCCGGTATTGCCTTTGCCTTGAACGAAAAGATGAGCATGTCATTTTCGTTCTCCGACCAGTTTGCCAACAAGAGCAAGATCAAGCCTGATGGTGGCGACTGGCAGGATGTTCCCAGCAGCGACTACAACGCAGCCAACTTCAACATCGGCATGACCCTGGCTGCAACCGACAACCTGACCATCGTGCCAAACCTGTCCATTGGCCTGACCGACGACTCGCCAGATTTTTCCTTCAGCCTGAAATTCCCCTACTACTTCTGA
- a CDS encoding sigma-54 dependent transcriptional regulator, whose amino-acid sequence MLEPASNRRLLVVDPCDDCHRLLPGLRNVGWDVHSCTLASALEHPCDVGVLRLQASHLQHPDAVKDLISRSNTEWIAVLSPQELRMQNVGDFVCEWFFDFHTLPFDISRVQVTIGRAFGMARLRGKAVHVDEAEHELLGDSRPIRELRKLLSKLAPTESPVLIRGESGTGKELVARTLHRQSQRHDKPFVPINCGAIPEHLIQSELFGHEKGAFTGAHQRKIGRIEAANSGTLFLDEIGDLPLELQANLLRFLQEKHIERVGGSQPIAVDVRVLAATHVDLEGAIARGRFREDLYYRLNVLQVVTAPLRDRHGDLSMLANHFAHFYSLETGRRPRSFSEDALVAMGKHDWPGNVRELANRVRRGLVLAEGRQIEAQDLGLLSQHAFVSTMGTLEDYKHRAERQALCDVLNRHSDNLSIAAKVLGVSRPTFYRLLHKHQIR is encoded by the coding sequence ATGCTTGAACCAGCATCCAACCGTCGCCTGCTCGTCGTTGATCCTTGCGACGATTGCCACCGATTATTGCCAGGTCTGCGCAATGTCGGCTGGGATGTTCACAGTTGCACCTTGGCCTCAGCGCTGGAGCATCCTTGTGATGTCGGCGTGCTGCGCCTACAAGCGTCACACCTGCAGCACCCGGATGCGGTCAAGGACCTGATCAGCCGCAGCAACACCGAATGGATTGCCGTGCTCAGCCCTCAAGAGCTGCGTATGCAGAATGTGGGCGATTTTGTCTGCGAATGGTTCTTCGATTTTCACACCCTGCCCTTCGATATCTCTCGGGTGCAGGTCACCATTGGCCGGGCCTTCGGCATGGCGCGCCTGCGCGGCAAGGCGGTGCATGTCGATGAAGCCGAGCATGAGTTGCTCGGTGACAGCCGACCGATTCGCGAGCTGCGTAAATTGCTCAGTAAACTGGCGCCCACCGAGTCGCCAGTGCTGATTCGGGGAGAGAGTGGAACCGGCAAGGAACTGGTGGCGCGCACCTTGCACCGCCAGTCCCAGCGCCATGACAAACCCTTTGTGCCAATCAACTGCGGGGCGATCCCTGAGCACCTGATTCAGTCGGAGCTGTTCGGCCACGAAAAAGGGGCATTTACCGGGGCCCACCAGCGCAAGATAGGCCGCATCGAGGCGGCCAACAGCGGCACGCTGTTTCTGGACGAAATTGGTGATTTGCCTCTGGAGCTGCAGGCCAACTTGCTGCGTTTCCTGCAGGAAAAACACATTGAACGGGTTGGCGGTAGCCAGCCGATCGCTGTCGATGTACGTGTACTGGCGGCCACCCATGTTGACCTCGAAGGCGCTATCGCCCGCGGCCGCTTCCGTGAGGACCTGTATTACCGGCTTAATGTCCTGCAAGTGGTCACCGCACCTTTGCGTGACCGGCATGGTGATCTGTCGATGCTGGCCAATCACTTTGCCCATTTCTATAGCCTGGAAACCGGGCGGCGGCCACGCAGTTTTAGCGAAGACGCGCTGGTGGCGATGGGCAAGCACGACTGGCCAGGCAATGTGCGTGAACTGGCCAACCGGGTCAGGCGTGGCCTGGTGCTGGCCGAAGGGCGGCAGATCGAGGCGCAGGACCTGGGCTTGCTCAGTCAGCATGCGTTCGTATCGACTATGGGAACCCTGGAAGATTACAAACACCGTGCCGAGCGCCAGGCGTTGTGCGATGTGCTCAACCGGCACAGCGATAACTTGAGTATTGCCGCCAAGGTACTCGGGGTTTCCCGGCCTACCTTTTACCGGTTGCTGCATAAGCATCAGATTCGCTGA
- a CDS encoding vWA domain-containing protein: MAWSATLLKGRPRLRRDLCWQQRTASAPELWLVIVDASASTRRYQALSQAKGLLAGLFDQAYRQRARLTLLTASGNAPRWQRHGLKASAALQPWLDTLGAGGGTPLLAALEQARDWLQTRQRQYPDEQQRCLLLTDGRLKAWEPVQPLPCPSMLVDIECSPVRLGRALLLAQQLQAEYRTIDSLNVLG, translated from the coding sequence GTGGCCTGGTCAGCAACCTTGCTCAAAGGCCGCCCTCGTCTGCGTCGAGACCTGTGTTGGCAGCAGCGCACGGCCAGCGCCCCTGAGCTGTGGCTGGTGATTGTCGACGCGTCGGCCTCGACCCGGCGTTACCAGGCTTTGAGCCAGGCCAAGGGACTATTGGCGGGATTGTTCGATCAGGCTTACCGCCAGCGTGCACGCCTGACGCTGCTGACTGCCAGTGGTAACGCGCCGCGTTGGCAGCGCCATGGCCTGAAAGCCTCGGCAGCCTTGCAGCCGTGGCTGGACACTCTCGGGGCGGGGGGAGGAACGCCGTTATTGGCGGCACTGGAGCAGGCGCGTGATTGGCTGCAGACACGTCAACGCCAGTATCCTGACGAGCAGCAGCGCTGCCTGCTGCTGACCGACGGTCGACTCAAGGCCTGGGAACCTGTGCAGCCGCTGCCATGCCCAAGCATGCTGGTGGACATCGAGTGTTCGCCCGTGCGCTTGGGTCGCGCGCTTTTATTAGCGCAGCAGTTACAGGCCGAGTACCGTACGATTGATAGTTTGAACGTGCTTGGATAA
- a CDS encoding ATP-binding protein translates to MTEPAHFPLSAVVGADALKLALCLTAIDPKIGGVLIEGPRGMAKSTLARGLADLLGEGPFVTLPLGASEERLVGTLDLEAALGQGKAQFSPGVLAKADGGVLYVDEVNLLADHLVDLLLDVAASGTNRVERDGISHRHSARFVLIGTMNPEEGELRPQLLDRFGLNVALDGQPAPEARGQIIRRRLDFDADPEAFCAQWASAQAQLRDRCQAAREQLTRIALDDQALAQITERCFAAGVDGLRADLVWLRAARAHAAWRGGAAIEAQDIEAVAEFALRHRRRDVPPPSSQSPAAEPQAGKAANHPQGQGAWGEMPPQATATGARREVPNWAKKP, encoded by the coding sequence ATGACTGAACCTGCACATTTTCCCCTGTCCGCTGTGGTCGGTGCCGACGCATTGAAGCTGGCCCTGTGCTTGACCGCCATCGACCCGAAGATCGGTGGCGTACTGATCGAGGGCCCACGCGGCATGGCCAAGAGCACCCTGGCTCGAGGTCTGGCTGATCTGCTCGGTGAAGGCCCGTTCGTAACCTTGCCTCTGGGGGCGAGCGAAGAGCGGCTGGTCGGTACCCTTGATCTGGAGGCCGCACTGGGCCAGGGTAAGGCGCAGTTTTCGCCTGGCGTGCTGGCCAAGGCTGACGGGGGGGTGCTGTATGTCGATGAGGTCAACCTGCTGGCCGATCATCTGGTCGACCTGCTGCTCGATGTCGCCGCCAGTGGCACCAACCGAGTCGAGCGCGACGGTATTTCTCATCGTCACAGCGCGCGCTTTGTATTGATTGGCACCATGAACCCGGAGGAGGGTGAGCTGCGTCCGCAGTTGCTGGATCGTTTTGGGCTGAACGTTGCCCTTGATGGGCAGCCGGCACCTGAAGCCCGTGGCCAGATCATACGGCGGCGCCTGGATTTCGACGCCGACCCCGAGGCATTTTGTGCGCAGTGGGCATCTGCGCAGGCGCAATTGCGCGATCGCTGCCAGGCTGCCCGTGAACAGCTGACGCGTATCGCCCTGGACGATCAGGCCCTGGCGCAGATCACCGAGCGTTGCTTTGCTGCTGGGGTCGATGGTTTACGCGCCGACCTGGTCTGGCTACGCGCCGCCCGCGCCCATGCCGCCTGGCGCGGCGGGGCAGCGATTGAGGCGCAGGATATTGAAGCGGTGGCCGAGTTCGCCTTGCGTCATCGGCGCCGTGACGTACCGCCGCCCTCTAGCCAAAGCCCAGCAGCCGAGCCACAGGCTGGCAAGGCAGCCAATCACCCACAAGGGCAAGGCGCCTGGGGTGAGATGCCTCCTCAAGCGACCGCAACCGGTGCACGGCGCGAGGTGCCGAACTGGGCAAAAAAGCCCTGA